The Caldicoprobacter guelmensis genome includes a region encoding these proteins:
- a CDS encoding SWIM zinc finger family protein, whose amino-acid sequence MALRGKKGFGSNWWAKQWLEALESFGWDNRLARGKAYARNGNVLDVEILPGKVKARVQGSRKTPYKVEIFMKTLSQNEWEQVLDALASKAIFSAKLLAGEMPDNIEEAFSALEVPLFPKYAMDLSAECTCPDWANPCKHIAAVYYILAQEFDRDPFLLFRLRGMDKEQIMEAIRNRRAKSAETIAEKKSEVSVREDEKENGSQSNVGSLANYWTGKMKSVDIKIIVEPPLVEQSILKRLGEPPFFAGKMDMVRQLEQDYKKVLLKAITVGCKS is encoded by the coding sequence ATGGCTTTAAGGGGGAAAAAAGGTTTTGGCTCTAATTGGTGGGCTAAGCAATGGCTAGAGGCTTTGGAGTCTTTTGGCTGGGACAATCGATTGGCGCGCGGTAAGGCCTATGCAAGAAACGGAAATGTGCTCGATGTGGAGATATTGCCCGGGAAGGTAAAAGCCCGTGTACAGGGCAGTAGAAAAACCCCATACAAAGTTGAGATTTTTATGAAAACCCTGTCGCAAAATGAATGGGAGCAGGTATTGGATGCTCTGGCAAGTAAAGCCATATTTTCAGCAAAACTTTTGGCAGGCGAGATGCCTGACAATATCGAAGAAGCTTTTTCTGCGCTGGAGGTTCCACTGTTCCCCAAATATGCCATGGATTTATCGGCTGAGTGTACCTGTCCCGACTGGGCTAACCCATGTAAGCACATAGCGGCGGTTTATTATATCCTTGCCCAGGAGTTTGATAGGGATCCTTTTTTGTTGTTTCGGTTAAGGGGTATGGATAAAGAACAGATAATGGAAGCCATCCGCAACCGTAGGGCAAAATCCGCCGAAACTATAGCTGAGAAGAAGTCAGAAGTTTCGGTTCGGGAGGATGAAAAGGAAAACGGTTCACAGTCTAATGTAGGTTCTCTTGCCAATTATTGGACCGGAAAGATGAAAAGCGTGGACATAAAAATAATCGTTGAACCACCCTTGGTTGAACAGTCAATTTTAAAAAGGCTGGGTGAGCCTCCGTTTTTTGCGGGGAAGATGGATATGGTCCGGCAATTGGAACAGGATTACAAAAAGGTGCTTTTGAAGGCCATAACGGTGGGATGTAAAAGCTAA
- a CDS encoding LacI family DNA-binding transcriptional regulator has translation MATIYDIAKKAGVSVATVSRVLNGVDHPVREETRRRIIDAAKELGYRPNKIAKSLAHRRTFTVALLIPSITNNFYTEIAEVIEQKLGEKGYSTYLCNTQRMIERETQYVDDLIARRVDGVIFSPTRVKPEDNLVNAKNLEELKNNGIAVVAFGSHFSNVSQVYINTYEGALEATRYLLGLGHRRIGFIDGLEAGTRKSRRRGYMDALRMAGIEIDANLIAAGNLEMDGGYECVKKLLRVADPPTAVIAVNNLMAIGALKGAKDMGIAIPEELSIIGFDDSKLSEVVEPPLTVVKQPLKEIGDVAVELLMEQMEGEGMPRMVELKTQLIIRGSCTRKR, from the coding sequence TTGGCTACCATCTACGATATAGCTAAAAAAGCAGGTGTGTCTGTGGCAACTGTATCTCGCGTTTTAAATGGAGTGGACCACCCGGTAAGGGAAGAGACGCGCAGGAGGATAATTGATGCTGCTAAAGAGTTAGGTTACAGGCCCAACAAGATTGCCAAGAGCCTTGCGCACCGCCGTACCTTTACGGTGGCTCTGCTTATACCCAGCATTACCAACAACTTTTATACCGAGATTGCAGAGGTCATAGAACAGAAATTGGGGGAGAAGGGGTATAGTACCTATTTATGCAATACCCAGCGTATGATTGAAAGGGAGACACAATACGTGGATGACCTCATAGCCCGCAGGGTGGATGGAGTAATATTCAGTCCCACGCGTGTAAAGCCAGAGGATAACCTGGTAAATGCGAAAAATTTGGAAGAGCTCAAGAACAACGGGATAGCAGTTGTTGCCTTTGGTAGCCATTTTAGCAATGTGAGTCAGGTATACATCAATACCTATGAAGGGGCTTTGGAAGCCACCCGCTATCTTTTGGGTTTAGGGCATAGGCGCATAGGCTTCATAGATGGGCTGGAGGCCGGAACCAGGAAGAGCAGGCGTAGGGGCTACATGGATGCGCTGAGGATGGCGGGAATAGAGATAGACGCTAACCTAATCGCAGCCGGAAACCTTGAAATGGACGGTGGCTATGAATGCGTGAAAAAGTTATTGCGGGTTGCTGACCCTCCCACCGCCGTAATAGCGGTGAACAACCTTATGGCCATAGGGGCTTTGAAGGGTGCTAAAGACATGGGCATTGCCATCCCCGAGGAACTATCCATCATTGGGTTTGACGACAGCAAGCTTTCGGAGGTGGTGGAGCCGCCGTTGACGGTGGTGAAGCAACCTTTAAAGGAAATCGGCGACGTGGCCGTTGAGCTGCTGATGGAGCAAATGGAAGGCGAAGGTATGCCTAGAATGGTGGAGCTAAAGACCCAGCTTATCATTAGGGGTTCGTGCACTAGAAAGAGATAA